GGCCCACCAGTGTGGATCGTCGTAGCCGCCGTCCTCGACGAAGGCGGCGTAGGCGTCGTTGCCGACCGGGAACCGGTCGATCCAGTAGCCGGGCAGATGGACCCGGTAGGCGGGGCGCTCGTTGTCGTAGGCCCAGGGCTGAACGTCGGTGCCCATCAGGAAGGAACCCGCGGGGACGAACACCTCCTCGTCACCGGTGGCCCTGCCGGGAGGCAGGACGCCGTCGCGGACCAGGCCGGGCTCCTTCGACAGCTGCAGGGTGGCGAGCATCGTCTCGTCGTGCTGGTGCTCGTGCTGGATCACCAGGCCGAAGACGAAGCCGTCCCGATGGAGCGGGTCGGGGCCGTGCAGGTCGATCGTGTCGAGGACGTCCAGCGCCCGGCCGCGCACGCCCTCGATGTAGCGGCGTGCCTCGTCCGGGCCCAGTATGGGCAGGCTCGGGCGATTCTTGCGGGGGTGCTTGAACGCGTCGTACAGGTCGTCCATCTCGGGCCGGAGCGGGGTGATCCCGCCCGCCTCCCGCAGCACCCACAGCTCCTCGTAGTTGCCCACGTGCGCCAGATCCCACACCAGCGGTGACATCAGCGGCGAGTGCTGCCTGACCAGCAGGTCGTCCTCGGTGTCGGTGTAGGCCAGCGACCGGTTCCGCACCGCGACCAGCTCGGCGGCGATCTGCTCCTTGAAGTCGTTCATTCTTGTCCTTCCTCGGTCAACCAGGCCGACAGGCGCCGCGCCGGCCCTTTCACCAGATCCAGCAGGTCCAGGGCCGGAGGACGGCCGGACGTCACGTGACGGTCGGCGAACGCGGCCACCTCGCGGGCCAGGGCCGGAGGCATCCCCAGGCGGGGCATCGCGGTCAGGGCGGCCCGGAAGCAGGTCTCGGCGGCCCTCCGCAGCCGGGGGTCCGCCAGGCCGTGACGCGCCGCCTGCGGCCACATCGCCGCGCACGGTTCGACCGCGGCCATCGCCGCGTCCGCCGCACGGTCGTCCATCACGAGGGCGTGGGTCACCGCCACGCACACCGGCCAGCTCGCCGGGTGCTGGGCGTCGAGGTAACGGATCTCCAGCCAGCCGCGTGGCCGGACCGGAGGGAAGATCGTCGTGGCGTGGTAGGCCAGGTCCACCACGGTCAGCGGGCGCGCGGGCGCGGTCAGCCAGTCGCGGAAGGTCGAGCCGTCGCGGATGACACGGCACCGCTCCCCGTCCTCGCGCACGAGCATCAGCCGGGCGTCGAGCAGATACGCGGCCCAGGCCGCGGCCGGGTCTCCGGACGCCGGGATGGGCGCCGTCCGGGTGCGGTCGAGGTTCTCCCACACCGCCTGGCGGCCCGACATCCACCCGCACGGCCGGCCCTCGCTGAGCGACGAGTTGGCGAAGGCCGCCGTCAGGACGGGCCCCAGCAGGTGCGCGCGCTCCCACCGCACCGCGGGTTTCTCTCCCAGGTCCAGGTTGACCTGGATCGACGCCGTCGAGCACATCATCAGCGCCCCGTACGGCATGCCGAGGAACGCGGACATCGCCTCGTAGCGGGGCAGGCGTAGCTGCCGCCGCGCCGGCCGTAGCGGGTCGAGGCCCACCCCGGCCAGCACCAGGCCCGCCTTCCGCAGGGCCGTGCGCGCCGCCTCGACGTCGGCGGCGAGGAGGGCGATCGCGTCCGGCAGCGATCCGGCCGGACCGGAGAGTTCAAGCTGGCCGCCCGGCTCGAAGGTCACCCGGCTCCCGCCGGGCAGCGGTGGCAGGGCGTCGGCGGTCCTGGCCACCGGGACCTGACGGCCGGGATCCCCTCGGTCGAAGACCAGGAACTCCAACTCGACTCCCACCTGATCCCCGGTGGAGCCGAGGAAGCAGCCTCGGGCGAACTCCTCCACGTCCGAGGCGTCCCGGACCAGGGTCTCCTCGGCGGCCAGGTCGGTCATCGCGCCCCCTTCGCCCAGATGTGTACGGATCTATAGACCCGCGAGTCCCGCGAGCGTTACAGCGGGGGGCGGGTGTAACGGATCGATCCGCGGACGGCACTACGCCGTATGGGACACGGGTGGGGATGATGCGAGCCGGAGCGCGACGGGGGCGATCGGCCGGCTGTCATGAGGCTGTGGAGCTCGTCACGGACTACCTCGAAGGGGCGCTGCCCGCCGGTCGGCGGCGATGCCTCGAAGGCCATCTGGCCGCATGCGCCGGGTGCGCCGTCCATCTGGAACAGATCCGGGTGACGGTCTGGATCCTTGGCTGCCTCGGGGCCGGCGCCATACCGGATCGGGCCCTCAGCAGGCTGTGCGGGGCCTTCCTCGGCTCAGGGGTGTCGCCGTTCCCTGAAGGCGGTCAGTAGCCGCTCGCGCATGTCGCCGGGCAGGCCCTGGGGCCGCAGCTCGCCGAGGGCGACGACGGTGGTGCGGGACTGGGCGAGGTGGCGCGCGCAGCCCTCGCAGGCGACGAGGTGTTCCTCGAACCGGTCGCGGGTGAGCTCGTCGAGCTCGTCCTCCAGGTAGGCGGTGACGAGCTCCACCGACTCGTCGCAGCTGAACCGCTTCACGACGCTGACCGCCTTACCGTCTCGATCCTGCACTGATTCCACTACGCCGACCGCCTCGCCGTCTCGAAATATTCCTCCAGCCGCCCGCGTACCGACGCGCGGGCGCGGTGCAGCAGGACACGCTGGTTGGCCGCGGAGATCTCCATGATCTCGCAGACCTCCTCGGACGTGCACCCCTCGACATCGCGGAGGGTGATCACCGCCCGCTGCCTGGGCGGCAGCTCGGCCAGGGCCGCCGCGATCCGGCCGCGCACCTCCGCG
Above is a genomic segment from Streptosporangium album containing:
- the egtB gene encoding ergothioneine biosynthesis protein EgtB encodes the protein MNDFKEQIAAELVAVRNRSLAYTDTEDDLLVRQHSPLMSPLVWDLAHVGNYEELWVLREAGGITPLRPEMDDLYDAFKHPRKNRPSLPILGPDEARRYIEGVRGRALDVLDTIDLHGPDPLHRDGFVFGLVIQHEHQHDETMLATLQLSKEPGLVRDGVLPPGRATGDEEVFVPAGSFLMGTDVQPWAYDNERPAYRVHLPGYWIDRFPVGNDAYAAFVEDGGYDDPHWWAPEGWLWRQESHASAPLFWTREGGTWWRTRFGRPEPVPMEEPVQHVCWYEADAYARWAGRRLPTEAEWEKACGWDAATGRSRTYPWGDDGPRPDLANLGHRAARPAPLGAFPAGASPYGAEQMIGDVWEWTDSVFLPYPGFRSFPYREYSEVFFGKDYRVLRGGSWAADPAAVRTTFRNWDHPIRRQIFSGFRCARSASPEEV
- the egtA gene encoding ergothioneine biosynthesis glutamate--cysteine ligase EgtA, which encodes MTDLAAEETLVRDASDVEEFARGCFLGSTGDQVGVELEFLVFDRGDPGRQVPVARTADALPPLPGGSRVTFEPGGQLELSGPAGSLPDAIALLAADVEAARTALRKAGLVLAGVGLDPLRPARRQLRLPRYEAMSAFLGMPYGALMMCSTASIQVNLDLGEKPAVRWERAHLLGPVLTAAFANSSLSEGRPCGWMSGRQAVWENLDRTRTAPIPASGDPAAAWAAYLLDARLMLVREDGERCRVIRDGSTFRDWLTAPARPLTVVDLAYHATTIFPPVRPRGWLEIRYLDAQHPASWPVCVAVTHALVMDDRAADAAMAAVEPCAAMWPQAARHGLADPRLRRAAETCFRAALTAMPRLGMPPALAREVAAFADRHVTSGRPPALDLLDLVKGPARRLSAWLTEEGQE
- a CDS encoding anti-sigma factor family protein, coding for MRAGARRGRSAGCHEAVELVTDYLEGALPAGRRRCLEGHLAACAGCAVHLEQIRVTVWILGCLGAGAIPDRALSRLCGAFLGSGVSPFPEGGQ
- a CDS encoding anti-sigma factor family protein; translated protein: MKRFSCDESVELVTAYLEDELDELTRDRFEEHLVACEGCARHLAQSRTTVVALGELRPQGLPGDMRERLLTAFRERRHP